The Homo sapiens chromosome 5, GRCh38.p14 Primary Assembly genome includes a window with the following:
- the MGAT4B gene encoding alpha-1,3-mannosyl-glycoprotein 4-beta-N-acetylglucosaminyltransferase B isoform 2 (isoform 2 is encoded by transcript variant 2) — protein sequence MSRVAGTRTDVNELLQRWTPRCVRWHTGGARRVALDRPLVTACLPPAGDVVDVYQREFLALRDRLHAAEQESLKRSKELNLVLDEIKRAVSERQALRDGDGNRTWGRLTEDPRLKPWNGSHRHVLHLPTVFHHLPHLLAKESSLQPAVRVGQGRTGVSVVMGIPSVRREVHSYLTDTLHSLISELSPQEKEDSVIVVLIAETDSQYTSAVTENIKALFPTEIHSGLLEVISPSPHFYPDFSRLRESFGDPKERVRWRTKQNLDYCFLMMYAQSKGIYYVQLEDDIVAKPNYLSTMKNFALQQPSEDWMILEFSQLGFIGKMFKSLDLSLIVEFILMFYRDKPIDWLLDHILWVKVCNPEKDAKHCDRQKANLRIRFKPSLFQHVGTHSSLAGKIQKLKDKDFGKQALRKEHVNPPAEVSTSLKTYQHFTLEKAYLREDFFWAFTPAAGDFIRFRFFQPLRLERFFFRSGNIEHPEDKLFNTSVEVLPFDNPQSDKEALQEGRTATLRYPRSPDGYLQIGSFYKGVAEGEVDPAFGPLEALRLSIQTDSPVWVILSEIFLKKAD from the exons ATGTCACGTGTGGCAGGCACAAGAACAGATGTCAATGAGCTATTGCAGAGGTGGACACCCAGATGTGTGCGCTGGCACACTGGAGGGGCCCGTAGGGTGGCTCTAGACCGCCCCCTCGTGACGGCTTGCCTACCACCTGCAGGCGACGTTGTGGACGTTTACCAGCGGGAGTTCCTGGCGCTGCGCGATCGGTTGCACGCAGCTGAGCAGGAGAGCCTCAAGCGCTCCAAGGAGCTCAACCTGGTGCTGGACGAGATCAAGAGGGCCGTGTCAGAAAGGCAGGCGCTGCGAGACGGAGACGGCAATCGCACCTGGGGCCGCCTAACAG AGGACCCCCGATTGAAGCCGTGGAACGGCTCACACCGGCACGTGCTGCACCTGCCCACCGTCTTCCATCACCTGCCACACCTGCTGGCCAAGGAGAGCAGTCTGCAGCCCGCGGTGCGCGTGGGCCAGGGCCGCACCGGAG TGTCGGTGGTGATGGGCATCCCGAGCGTGCGGCGCGAGGTGCACTCGTACCTGACTGACACTCTGCACTCGCTCATCTCCGAGCTGAGCCCGCAGGAGAAGGAGGACTCGGTCATCGTGGTGCTGATCGCCGAG ACTGACTCACAGTACACTTCGGCAGTGACAGAGAACATCAAGGCCTT GTTCCCCACGGAGATCCATTCTGGGCTCCTGGAGGTCATCTCACCCTCCCCCCACTTCTACCCTGACTTCTCCCGCCTCCGAGAGTCCTTTGGGGACCCCAAGGAGAGAGTCAG GTGGAGGACCAAACAGAACCTCGATTACTGCTTCCTCATGATGTACGCGCAGTCCAAAGGCATCTACTACGTGCAG CTGGAGGATGACATCGTGGCCAAGCCCAACTACCTGAGCACCATGAAGAACTTTGCACTGCAGCAGCCTTCAGAGGACTGGATGATCCTGGAGTTCTCCCAGCTGGGCTTCATTG GTAAGATGTTCAAGTCGCTGGACCTGAGCCTGATTGTAGAGTTCATTCTCATGTTCTACCGGGACAAGCCCATCGACTGGCTCCTGGACCATATTCTGTGGGTGAAAGTCTGCAACCCCGAGAAGGATGCG AAGCACTGTGACCGGCAGAAAGCCAACCTGCGGATCCGCTTCAAACCGTCCCTCTTCCAGCACGTGGGCACTCACTCCTCGCTGGCTGGCAAGATCCAGAAACTGAAG GACAAAGACTTTGGAAAGCAGGCGCTGCGGAAGGAGCATGTGAACCCGCCAGCAGAGGTGAGCACGAGCCTGAAGACATACCAGCACTTCACCCTGGAGAAAGCCTACCTGCGCGAGGACTTCTTCTGGGCCTTCACCCCTGCCGCGGGGGACTTCATCCGCTTCCGCTTCTTCCAACCTCTAAGACTGGAGCG GTTCTTCTTCCGCAGTGGGAACATCGAGCACCCGGAGGACAAGCTCTTCAACACGTCTGTGGAGGTGCTGCCCTTCGAC AACCCTCAGTCAGACAAGGAGGCCCTGCAGGAGGGCCGCACCGCCACCCTCCGGTACCCTCGGAGCCCCGACGGCTACCTCCAGATCG GCTCCTTCTACAAGGGAGTGGCAGAGGGAGAGGTGGACCCAGCCTTCGGCCCTCTGGAAGCACTGCGCCTCTCGATCCAGACGGACTCCCCTGTGTGGGTGATTCTGAGCGAG ATCTTCCTGAAAAAGGCCGACTAA
- the MGAT4B gene encoding alpha-1,3-mannosyl-glycoprotein 4-beta-N-acetylglucosaminyltransferase B isoform X1: MGIPSVRREVHSYLTDTLHSLISELSPQEKEDSVIVVLIAETDSQYTSAVTENIKALFPTEIHSGLLEVISPSPHFYPDFSRLRESFGDPKERVRWRTKQNLDYCFLMMYAQSKGIYYVQLEDDIVAKPNYLSTMKNFALQQPSEDWMILEFSQLGFIGKMFKSLDLSLIVEFILMFYRDKPIDWLLDHILWVKVCNPEKDAKHCDRQKANLRIRFKPSLFQHVGTHSSLAGKIQKLKDKDFGKQALRKEHVNPPAEVSTSLKTYQHFTLEKAYLREDFFWAFTPAAGDFIRFRFFQPLRLERFFFRSGNIEHPEDKLFNTSVEVLPFDNPQSDKEALQEGRTATLRYPRSPDGYLQIGSFYKGVAEGEVDPAFGPLEALRLSIQTDSPVWVILSEIFLKKAD, encoded by the exons ATGGGCATCCCGAGCGTGCGGCGCGAGGTGCACTCGTACCTGACTGACACTCTGCACTCGCTCATCTCCGAGCTGAGCCCGCAGGAGAAGGAGGACTCGGTCATCGTGGTGCTGATCGCCGAG ACTGACTCACAGTACACTTCGGCAGTGACAGAGAACATCAAGGCCTT GTTCCCCACGGAGATCCATTCTGGGCTCCTGGAGGTCATCTCACCCTCCCCCCACTTCTACCCTGACTTCTCCCGCCTCCGAGAGTCCTTTGGGGACCCCAAGGAGAGAGTCAG GTGGAGGACCAAACAGAACCTCGATTACTGCTTCCTCATGATGTACGCGCAGTCCAAAGGCATCTACTACGTGCAG CTGGAGGATGACATCGTGGCCAAGCCCAACTACCTGAGCACCATGAAGAACTTTGCACTGCAGCAGCCTTCAGAGGACTGGATGATCCTGGAGTTCTCCCAGCTGGGCTTCATTG GTAAGATGTTCAAGTCGCTGGACCTGAGCCTGATTGTAGAGTTCATTCTCATGTTCTACCGGGACAAGCCCATCGACTGGCTCCTGGACCATATTCTGTGGGTGAAAGTCTGCAACCCCGAGAAGGATGCG AAGCACTGTGACCGGCAGAAAGCCAACCTGCGGATCCGCTTCAAACCGTCCCTCTTCCAGCACGTGGGCACTCACTCCTCGCTGGCTGGCAAGATCCAGAAACTGAAG GACAAAGACTTTGGAAAGCAGGCGCTGCGGAAGGAGCATGTGAACCCGCCAGCAGAGGTGAGCACGAGCCTGAAGACATACCAGCACTTCACCCTGGAGAAAGCCTACCTGCGCGAGGACTTCTTCTGGGCCTTCACCCCTGCCGCGGGGGACTTCATCCGCTTCCGCTTCTTCCAACCTCTAAGACTGGAGCG GTTCTTCTTCCGCAGTGGGAACATCGAGCACCCGGAGGACAAGCTCTTCAACACGTCTGTGGAGGTGCTGCCCTTCGAC AACCCTCAGTCAGACAAGGAGGCCCTGCAGGAGGGCCGCACCGCCACCCTCCGGTACCCTCGGAGCCCCGACGGCTACCTCCAGATCG GCTCCTTCTACAAGGGAGTGGCAGAGGGAGAGGTGGACCCAGCCTTCGGCCCTCTGGAAGCACTGCGCCTCTCGATCCAGACGGACTCCCCTGTGTGGGTGATTCTGAGCGAG ATCTTCCTGAAAAAGGCCGACTAA
- the MGAT4B gene encoding alpha-1,3-mannosyl-glycoprotein 4-beta-N-acetylglucosaminyltransferase B isoform 1 (isoform 1 is encoded by transcript variant 1), with protein sequence MRLRNGTFLTLLLFCLCAFLSLSWYAALSGQKGDVVDVYQREFLALRDRLHAAEQESLKRSKELNLVLDEIKRAVSERQALRDGDGNRTWGRLTEDPRLKPWNGSHRHVLHLPTVFHHLPHLLAKESSLQPAVRVGQGRTGVSVVMGIPSVRREVHSYLTDTLHSLISELSPQEKEDSVIVVLIAETDSQYTSAVTENIKALFPTEIHSGLLEVISPSPHFYPDFSRLRESFGDPKERVRWRTKQNLDYCFLMMYAQSKGIYYVQLEDDIVAKPNYLSTMKNFALQQPSEDWMILEFSQLGFIGKMFKSLDLSLIVEFILMFYRDKPIDWLLDHILWVKVCNPEKDAKHCDRQKANLRIRFKPSLFQHVGTHSSLAGKIQKLKDKDFGKQALRKEHVNPPAEVSTSLKTYQHFTLEKAYLREDFFWAFTPAAGDFIRFRFFQPLRLERFFFRSGNIEHPEDKLFNTSVEVLPFDNPQSDKEALQEGRTATLRYPRSPDGYLQIGSFYKGVAEGEVDPAFGPLEALRLSIQTDSPVWVILSEIFLKKAD encoded by the exons ATGAGGCTCCGCAATGGCACCTTCCTGACGCTGCTGCTCTTCTGCCTGTGCGCCTTCCTCTCGCTGTCCTGGTACGCGGCACTCAGCGGCCAGAAAG GCGACGTTGTGGACGTTTACCAGCGGGAGTTCCTGGCGCTGCGCGATCGGTTGCACGCAGCTGAGCAGGAGAGCCTCAAGCGCTCCAAGGAGCTCAACCTGGTGCTGGACGAGATCAAGAGGGCCGTGTCAGAAAGGCAGGCGCTGCGAGACGGAGACGGCAATCGCACCTGGGGCCGCCTAACAG AGGACCCCCGATTGAAGCCGTGGAACGGCTCACACCGGCACGTGCTGCACCTGCCCACCGTCTTCCATCACCTGCCACACCTGCTGGCCAAGGAGAGCAGTCTGCAGCCCGCGGTGCGCGTGGGCCAGGGCCGCACCGGAG TGTCGGTGGTGATGGGCATCCCGAGCGTGCGGCGCGAGGTGCACTCGTACCTGACTGACACTCTGCACTCGCTCATCTCCGAGCTGAGCCCGCAGGAGAAGGAGGACTCGGTCATCGTGGTGCTGATCGCCGAG ACTGACTCACAGTACACTTCGGCAGTGACAGAGAACATCAAGGCCTT GTTCCCCACGGAGATCCATTCTGGGCTCCTGGAGGTCATCTCACCCTCCCCCCACTTCTACCCTGACTTCTCCCGCCTCCGAGAGTCCTTTGGGGACCCCAAGGAGAGAGTCAG GTGGAGGACCAAACAGAACCTCGATTACTGCTTCCTCATGATGTACGCGCAGTCCAAAGGCATCTACTACGTGCAG CTGGAGGATGACATCGTGGCCAAGCCCAACTACCTGAGCACCATGAAGAACTTTGCACTGCAGCAGCCTTCAGAGGACTGGATGATCCTGGAGTTCTCCCAGCTGGGCTTCATTG GTAAGATGTTCAAGTCGCTGGACCTGAGCCTGATTGTAGAGTTCATTCTCATGTTCTACCGGGACAAGCCCATCGACTGGCTCCTGGACCATATTCTGTGGGTGAAAGTCTGCAACCCCGAGAAGGATGCG AAGCACTGTGACCGGCAGAAAGCCAACCTGCGGATCCGCTTCAAACCGTCCCTCTTCCAGCACGTGGGCACTCACTCCTCGCTGGCTGGCAAGATCCAGAAACTGAAG GACAAAGACTTTGGAAAGCAGGCGCTGCGGAAGGAGCATGTGAACCCGCCAGCAGAGGTGAGCACGAGCCTGAAGACATACCAGCACTTCACCCTGGAGAAAGCCTACCTGCGCGAGGACTTCTTCTGGGCCTTCACCCCTGCCGCGGGGGACTTCATCCGCTTCCGCTTCTTCCAACCTCTAAGACTGGAGCG GTTCTTCTTCCGCAGTGGGAACATCGAGCACCCGGAGGACAAGCTCTTCAACACGTCTGTGGAGGTGCTGCCCTTCGAC AACCCTCAGTCAGACAAGGAGGCCCTGCAGGAGGGCCGCACCGCCACCCTCCGGTACCCTCGGAGCCCCGACGGCTACCTCCAGATCG GCTCCTTCTACAAGGGAGTGGCAGAGGGAGAGGTGGACCCAGCCTTCGGCCCTCTGGAAGCACTGCGCCTCTCGATCCAGACGGACTCCCCTGTGTGGGTGATTCTGAGCGAG ATCTTCCTGAAAAAGGCCGACTAA
- the LTC4S gene encoding leukotriene C4 synthase, which yields MKDEVALLAAVTLLGVLLQAYFSLQVISARRAFRVSPPLTTGPPEFERVYRAQVNCSEYFPLFLATLWVAGIFFHEGAAALCGLVYLFARLRYFQGYARSAQLRLAPLYASARALWLLVALAALGLLAHFLPAALRAALLGRLRTLLPWA from the exons ATGAAGGACGAGGTAGCTCTACTGGCTGCTGTCACCCTCCTGGGAGTCCTGCTGCAAG cctacTTCTCCCTGCAGGTGATCTCGGCGCGCAGGGCCTTCCGCGTGTCGCCGCCGCTCACCACCGGCCCACCCGAGTTCGAGCGCGTCTACCGAGCCCA GGTGAACTGCAGCGAGTACTTCCCGCTGTTCCTCGCCACGCTCTGGGTCGCCGGCATCTTCTTTCATGAAG GGGCGGCGGCCCTGTGCGGCCTGGTCTACCTGTTCGCGCGCCTCCGCTACTTCCAGGGCTACGCGCGCTCCGCGCAGCTCAG GCTGGCACCGCTGTACGCGAGCGCGCGCGCCCTCTGGCTGCTGGTGGCGCTGGCTGCGCTCGGCCTGCTCGCCCACTTCCTCCCGGCCGCGCTGCGCGCCGCGCTCCTCGGACGGCTCCGGACGCTGCTGCCGTGGGCCTGA